Proteins encoded in a region of the Paramagnetospirillum magneticum AMB-1 genome:
- the leuB gene encoding 3-isopropylmalate dehydrogenase has product MAAKKLLILPGDGIGVEVMAQVRRIIDWMGRKRKIEFEITEGLLGGAAYDVHGTPYPAETLEAALAADAVLLGAVGGPKWDDLPFDKKPERGLLGIRKDMGLFANLRPATVLEALADASTLKAEVVSGLDIMILRELTGGLYFGQPRGIDTLPDGTRKGYNTLVYTTPEIQRIGRVAFDLARKRNKKLCSVDKANVLECTVLWREEMIKLQKEEFPDVELTHMYVDNAAMQLVRNPKQFDVMVTENMFGDILSDCAAMLTGSLGMLPSASLGEADAQGKRKALYEPVHGSAPDIAGKDMANPLATIMSFAMCLRYSFDMAAEADLIETAVKNVLKGGLRTADIMQPGKAKVSTTVMGEAVVRELDKLNA; this is encoded by the coding sequence ATGGCCGCCAAGAAGCTTTTGATCCTTCCCGGTGACGGCATCGGCGTCGAAGTGATGGCGCAGGTCCGCCGGATCATCGACTGGATGGGCCGCAAGCGGAAGATCGAGTTCGAGATCACCGAAGGCCTGCTGGGCGGCGCCGCCTACGACGTTCACGGCACCCCCTACCCGGCCGAGACGCTGGAAGCCGCCCTGGCCGCCGACGCCGTGCTGCTGGGCGCGGTGGGTGGTCCCAAGTGGGACGACCTGCCCTTCGACAAGAAGCCCGAGCGCGGCCTGCTGGGCATCCGCAAGGACATGGGGCTGTTCGCCAATCTGCGCCCCGCCACCGTGCTGGAAGCCCTGGCCGATGCCTCGACCCTGAAGGCCGAGGTGGTCTCTGGCCTGGACATCATGATCCTGCGCGAGTTGACCGGCGGCCTGTATTTCGGCCAGCCGCGCGGCATCGACACCCTGCCCGACGGCACCCGCAAGGGCTACAACACCCTGGTCTACACCACCCCCGAGATTCAGCGCATCGGCCGCGTCGCCTTCGACCTGGCCAGGAAGCGCAACAAGAAGCTCTGCTCGGTGGACAAGGCCAACGTGCTGGAATGCACCGTGCTGTGGCGCGAGGAGATGATCAAGCTGCAGAAGGAAGAGTTCCCCGACGTGGAACTCACCCACATGTACGTGGACAACGCCGCCATGCAGCTGGTCCGCAACCCCAAGCAGTTCGACGTCATGGTCACCGAGAACATGTTCGGCGACATCCTGTCCGATTGCGCCGCCATGCTGACCGGCAGCCTCGGCATGCTGCCGTCCGCCTCGCTGGGCGAGGCCGATGCCCAGGGCAAGCGCAAGGCGCTGTACGAGCCCGTCCACGGCTCGGCCCCCGACATCGCCGGCAAGGACATGGCCAACCCGCTGGCCACCATCATGTCGTTCGCCATGTGCCTGCGCTACTCGTTCGACATGGCTGCCGAGGCCGACCTGATCGAGACCGCCGTCAAGAACGTCCTGAAGGGCGGCCTGCGCACCGCCGACATCATGCAGCCCGGCAAGGCCAAGGTCTCCACCACCGTCATGGGTGAAGCCGTGGTCCGCGAGCTGGACAAGCTGAACGCCTGA
- the rbfA gene encoding 30S ribosome-binding factor RbfA produces MSRGAKPPSQRQLRVGEELRHAIAMVIERGEFRDPDLLGRAITVTEVRVSPDLRNATVFVVPLGGGDVAPILAGLKRAKAFLRHEISRMVELRAVPDLWFQEDTTFDTASRIDSILNSPEVRRDIDHAPAEDEFPTDGDDGQ; encoded by the coding sequence ATGAGCCGGGGTGCCAAGCCACCGTCCCAGCGCCAGCTTCGCGTCGGCGAGGAACTGCGCCATGCTATCGCCATGGTGATCGAGCGCGGAGAGTTCCGCGATCCCGACCTGCTGGGCCGCGCCATCACCGTGACCGAGGTCCGGGTCAGCCCCGACCTGCGCAACGCCACCGTCTTCGTCGTTCCCCTGGGCGGCGGCGACGTGGCGCCGATCCTGGCGGGCCTCAAGCGCGCCAAGGCCTTCCTGCGCCACGAAATCTCGCGCATGGTCGAACTGCGCGCCGTGCCCGATCTGTGGTTCCAGGAAGACACCACCTTCGACACCGCGTCCCGGATCGATTCCATCCTCAACTCGCCGGAAGTCCGCCGCGACATCGACCACGCCCCGGCCGAGGACGAGTTCCCCACCGACGGCGACGACGGGCAGTAG
- the infB gene encoding translation initiation factor IF-2 yields the protein MSDSQDQDRKAPLKLTQPGKLELKKTVETGQVRQSFSHGRSKVVTVEVRKKRTFTSAGGAMHEIKDGVHSVAEADLAAAVAKVEAASRAASAHDLTTGEKAARAKALQDALRHEEEVRARAEEEAIRHAAEEEAARAAEEEAARLAEEEAARRAAEPQSEPEAAAPAAEPVAPTAPVAAAPAPAPATPVAPAQPKPVAAAAPAGDATAVPRARTEEEEEEEERAKKRAAAHKPAPVKRTEPRRRTGKLTITDALTDDDRSERGRSLAAVKRARERERLKHMQKGSEKVIREVIVPESITVQELANRMAVRGADVIKCLMRLGVMATINQNIDADTAELVVTEFGHNMKRVSEADVLVGLEGEADTDEVLFTRPPVVTVMGHVDHGKTSLLDALRATDVVSGEAGGITQHIGAYQVTMSSGDKITFIDTPGHEAFTAMRARGAKVTDIVVLVVAADDGIMPQTVEAIRHAKAAGVPIIVAINKIDKPGATPEKVRQELLQHELVTEELGGDVLAIEVSAKKRLNLEKLEEAILLQAEILDLKANPTRAAQGVVVEAKMEKGRGSVATVLVQKGTLKVGEVFVAGAEWGRVRALVDDHGNSIKEAGPSTPVEVLGLQGTPAAGDDFVTVEDEARAREIAGYRSRMDREAKAKLAQRGTLEQMFSAIKSGEAQELPVVIKGDVQGSIEAISSTLEKMGNENVKVRILHAAVGAINESDITLAKASNGLLIGFNVRANPQARDMARRDGVDIRYYSIIYDVTDDLKKMLSGMLAPELREKFLGYASIREVFNITKVGKVAGCMITEGTVKRGAKVRLLRDNVVIHTGDLGQLKRFKDDVKDVREGYECGMSFTNYEDIRVGDVIECFEIEEIAVTL from the coding sequence ATGAGCGATTCCCAGGATCAAGACCGTAAGGCCCCGCTGAAGCTGACCCAGCCGGGCAAGCTGGAGCTGAAGAAGACCGTCGAGACCGGACAGGTCCGGCAGAGCTTCTCCCATGGCCGGTCCAAGGTGGTGACGGTCGAGGTCCGCAAAAAGCGCACCTTCACCAGCGCCGGCGGCGCCATGCACGAGATCAAGGACGGGGTCCATTCCGTCGCCGAGGCCGATCTCGCCGCCGCCGTGGCCAAGGTGGAGGCCGCCAGCCGCGCCGCCAGCGCCCATGACCTGACCACCGGCGAGAAGGCCGCCCGCGCCAAGGCGCTGCAGGACGCTCTCCGCCACGAGGAAGAGGTCCGCGCCCGCGCCGAGGAGGAGGCCATCCGCCACGCCGCCGAGGAAGAGGCCGCCCGCGCCGCCGAGGAAGAGGCCGCTCGCCTCGCCGAGGAAGAGGCCGCCCGCCGCGCCGCCGAGCCGCAGTCCGAGCCCGAGGCAGCCGCTCCGGCCGCCGAGCCGGTCGCTCCCACCGCTCCGGTTGCCGCCGCTCCTGCTCCCGCCCCCGCCACCCCGGTGGCTCCGGCTCAGCCCAAGCCCGTGGCCGCCGCCGCTCCCGCCGGCGATGCCACCGCCGTTCCGCGGGCCCGCACCGAGGAAGAGGAAGAGGAAGAGGAGCGCGCCAAGAAGCGCGCCGCCGCCCACAAGCCCGCCCCGGTCAAGCGTACCGAGCCGCGCCGCCGCACCGGCAAGCTGACCATCACCGACGCGCTGACCGATGACGACCGCTCCGAGCGCGGCCGGTCGCTGGCCGCCGTCAAGCGCGCCCGCGAGCGTGAGCGCCTCAAGCACATGCAGAAGGGTTCGGAAAAGGTCATCCGCGAGGTGATCGTGCCCGAAAGCATCACGGTGCAGGAGCTGGCCAACCGTATGGCCGTCCGTGGCGCCGACGTGATCAAGTGCCTGATGCGTCTGGGTGTGATGGCCACCATCAACCAGAATATCGACGCCGACACCGCCGAACTGGTGGTGACCGAGTTCGGCCACAACATGAAGCGCGTCTCCGAAGCCGACGTCCTGGTCGGCCTGGAGGGCGAGGCCGATACCGACGAGGTGCTGTTCACCCGTCCGCCGGTGGTCACCGTCATGGGCCACGTGGATCACGGCAAGACCTCGCTGCTCGACGCGCTGCGCGCCACCGACGTGGTGTCGGGCGAAGCGGGCGGCATCACCCAGCACATCGGCGCCTATCAGGTGACCATGAGCTCGGGCGACAAGATCACCTTCATCGACACTCCCGGCCACGAAGCCTTCACCGCCATGCGCGCCCGCGGCGCCAAGGTGACCGATATCGTGGTGCTGGTGGTGGCTGCCGATGACGGCATCATGCCGCAGACGGTTGAAGCCATCCGCCACGCCAAGGCCGCCGGCGTGCCGATCATCGTCGCCATCAACAAGATCGACAAGCCGGGCGCCACCCCGGAAAAGGTCCGCCAGGAACTGCTGCAGCACGAACTGGTCACCGAGGAACTGGGTGGCGACGTCCTGGCCATCGAGGTCTCCGCCAAAAAGCGCCTGAACCTCGAGAAGCTGGAAGAAGCCATCCTGCTCCAGGCCGAAATCCTCGACCTCAAGGCCAACCCGACCCGCGCCGCCCAGGGCGTGGTGGTCGAGGCCAAGATGGAAAAGGGCCGTGGCTCGGTGGCCACCGTCCTGGTCCAGAAGGGCACCCTGAAGGTCGGCGAGGTCTTCGTGGCCGGCGCCGAATGGGGCCGCGTCCGCGCCCTGGTCGACGACCACGGCAATTCCATCAAGGAAGCCGGTCCCTCCACCCCGGTCGAGGTTCTCGGCCTGCAGGGCACGCCCGCCGCCGGTGACGACTTCGTCACCGTCGAGGACGAGGCCCGCGCCCGCGAGATCGCCGGCTACCGGAGCCGCATGGACCGCGAGGCCAAGGCCAAGTTGGCCCAGCGCGGCACCCTGGAACAGATGTTCTCGGCCATCAAGTCGGGCGAGGCCCAGGAACTGCCGGTGGTCATCAAGGGCGACGTGCAGGGCTCCATCGAAGCCATCTCCTCCACCCTGGAGAAGATGGGCAACGAGAACGTCAAGGTGCGCATCCTGCATGCCGCCGTCGGCGCCATCAACGAGTCGGACATCACCCTGGCCAAGGCCTCCAACGGCCTGCTGATCGGCTTCAATGTCCGCGCCAATCCCCAGGCCCGCGACATGGCGCGCCGCGATGGCGTCGACATCCGCTACTACTCCATCATCTACGACGTCACCGACGACCTGAAGAAGATGCTGTCGGGCATGCTGGCGCCGGAACTGCGCGAGAAGTTCCTGGGCTACGCGTCCATCCGCGAGGTGTTCAACATCACCAAGGTCGGCAAGGTGGCGGGCTGCATGATTACCGAGGGCACCGTCAAGCGCGGGGCCAAGGTGCGCCTGCTGCGCGACAACGTGGTCATCCATACCGGCGACCTCGGCCAGCTCAAGCGCTTCAAGGACGACGTCAAGGACGTCCGCGAGGGCTACGAGTGCGGCATGTCCTTCACCAACTACGAAGACATCCGGGTCGGCGACGTCATCGAGTGCTTCGAGATCGAGGAGATCGCGGTCACCCTGTAA
- a CDS encoding RNA-binding protein, which produces MAESPDLDEEEEVGPERRCIVTGQVRPKSELLRFAVAPDGTLFPDPGHELPGRGIWLSASRDVVNTAVVKRSFARVARRQVVVPEDLADRVEALLARRCLDVLGLARRAGQAVCGFEKVCAEIKARRAAVLLGARDAARDGRAKVQAMAPGVPAIELFDGAELGTVFGRDAAVHVCVLPGRLAQRLKDGAALLAGFRG; this is translated from the coding sequence ATGGCCGAATCCCCCGACTTGGACGAAGAAGAAGAGGTCGGACCCGAACGCCGGTGCATCGTCACCGGTCAGGTCCGACCCAAGTCGGAATTGCTGCGGTTCGCCGTGGCGCCTGATGGTACGCTGTTTCCGGACCCCGGCCATGAGCTTCCCGGACGGGGAATCTGGTTGAGCGCCAGCCGGGATGTGGTAAATACGGCCGTGGTCAAACGGTCCTTCGCCCGGGTGGCTCGCCGCCAGGTGGTGGTCCCTGAGGATCTGGCCGATCGGGTCGAAGCGCTTTTGGCGCGCCGTTGCCTGGATGTCCTGGGCCTGGCGCGCCGCGCCGGTCAGGCGGTCTGTGGGTTCGAGAAGGTGTGCGCCGAGATCAAGGCTCGCCGCGCCGCCGTGCTTCTCGGGGCCAGGGACGCCGCCCGCGACGGGCGCGCCAAGGTTCAGGCCATGGCACCCGGCGTGCCGGCGATCGAGCTTTTTGACGGCGCCGAGTTGGGCACCGTTTTTGGCCGCGATGCGGCCGTTCATGTCTGCGTGCTTCCGGGCAGGCTGGCGCAGCGTCTCAAGGATGGCGCGGCGTTGCTTGCCGGTTTTCGCGGATGA
- the nusA gene encoding transcription termination factor NusA, translated as MERIAALPRPELLQVADAVARDKGIDRDEVLEAMEQAIQKAGRSKYGHEHDIRAHIDRKTGEIQLARYIEVVEEVENEATQQTLKQVLKKKPDAVVGDFLVDPLPPIDFGRIAAQTAKQVIVQKVRDAERQRQFNEYKDRVGEISNGLVKRVEFGNVIVDLGRAEALLRRDELIPRETFRTGDRVRAYIYDVRQEPRGPQIFLSRTHPIFMAKLFAQEVPEIYDGIIEIKAVARDPGSRAKIAVLSHDSSIDPVGACVGMRGSRVQAVVAELQGEKIDIIQWSPDVATFVVNGLAPAEVTKVVLDEEAGRIEVVVPDDQLSLAIGRRGQNVRLASQLTQWNIDILTEAEESERRTEEFRSRSNMFIQALDVDDVIAHLLVTEGFSSVEEVAYVPAEDIADIEGFDENVAEELQTRARNFLAEQDERYDQMRKDMGVADEMAAIEGLAPSMLVKLGDKGIKTLDDLGDLAGDELIDILGKDAMTEDEANAVIMAARAHWFEEGK; from the coding sequence ATGGAACGGATCGCCGCACTGCCCCGCCCCGAACTCCTTCAGGTGGCCGACGCCGTCGCCCGCGACAAGGGCATCGACCGCGACGAGGTTCTCGAAGCCATGGAGCAGGCCATTCAGAAGGCCGGTCGCTCCAAGTATGGCCACGAGCACGACATTCGCGCCCATATCGATCGCAAGACCGGTGAAATCCAGCTGGCCCGCTATATCGAAGTGGTCGAGGAGGTGGAGAACGAGGCCACCCAGCAGACCCTGAAGCAGGTGCTGAAGAAGAAGCCCGACGCCGTCGTCGGCGACTTCCTGGTCGATCCGCTGCCGCCCATCGATTTCGGCCGCATTGCCGCCCAGACCGCCAAGCAGGTCATCGTCCAGAAGGTGCGCGATGCCGAGCGTCAGCGCCAGTTCAACGAATACAAGGACCGCGTCGGCGAGATCAGCAATGGTCTGGTCAAGCGCGTCGAGTTCGGCAACGTCATCGTCGATCTGGGCCGGGCCGAGGCGCTGCTGCGCCGCGACGAACTGATCCCGCGCGAGACCTTCCGCACCGGCGACCGCGTCCGCGCCTATATCTACGATGTCCGCCAGGAGCCCCGGGGGCCGCAGATCTTCCTGTCGCGCACCCATCCCATCTTCATGGCCAAGCTGTTCGCCCAGGAAGTGCCGGAAATCTATGACGGCATCATCGAGATCAAGGCGGTGGCCCGTGACCCGGGCTCGCGCGCCAAGATCGCCGTGCTGTCCCACGATTCCTCCATCGACCCCGTCGGCGCCTGCGTCGGCATGCGCGGCTCGCGCGTGCAGGCTGTGGTGGCCGAGCTGCAGGGCGAGAAGATCGACATCATCCAGTGGTCGCCCGACGTCGCCACCTTCGTGGTCAACGGCCTGGCCCCCGCCGAGGTCACCAAGGTGGTGCTGGACGAGGAAGCCGGCCGCATCGAGGTGGTGGTGCCCGACGACCAGCTGTCTCTCGCCATCGGCCGTCGCGGCCAGAATGTGCGTCTGGCCAGCCAGCTGACCCAGTGGAACATCGACATCCTCACCGAGGCCGAGGAATCCGAGCGCCGCACCGAGGAATTCCGTTCGCGTTCGAATATGTTCATCCAGGCCCTGGACGTTGACGACGTCATCGCCCATCTGCTGGTGACCGAGGGCTTCTCGTCGGTGGAGGAGGTGGCCTACGTGCCGGCCGAGGACATCGCCGACATCGAGGGCTTCGACGAGAACGTCGCCGAGGAACTGCAGACCCGGGCTCGCAACTTCCTGGCCGAGCAGGACGAGCGCTACGACCAGATGCGCAAGGACATGGGCGTCGCCGACGAGATGGCCGCCATCGAGGGGCTGGCTCCGTCCATGCTGGTCAAGCTGGGCGACAAGGGCATCAAGACCCTGGACGACCTGGGCGATCTGGCCGGTGACGAGCTGATCGACATCCTGGGCAAGGACGCCATGACCGAGGACGAGGCCAATGCCGTGATCATGGCGGCCCGTGCTCATTGGTTCGAGGAAGGCAAGTAA
- the rimP gene encoding ribosome maturation factor RimP, protein MDLQSRLEALIAPSLDAMGYELVRVQLQGKQRLTLQIMADRKDGVMMAVDDCADISRSVSALLDVEDPISAAYTLEVSSPGIDRPLTRAKDFVAWAGFEAKMESCQPIDGRKRFRGKLLGLDEAGVNVRLVIEAAGEIAIPLADVRGAKLVLTDELIAATLKDQEE, encoded by the coding sequence ATGGATCTTCAAAGCCGTTTGGAGGCCCTGATCGCGCCGTCACTGGACGCCATGGGGTACGAGCTGGTGCGGGTGCAGCTGCAGGGAAAGCAGCGGCTCACGCTTCAGATCATGGCGGACCGCAAGGACGGCGTGATGATGGCCGTGGACGATTGTGCCGACATCAGCCGCTCGGTTTCGGCCCTGCTGGATGTGGAGGACCCCATCTCGGCGGCCTATACCCTCGAGGTGAGCTCGCCGGGCATCGACCGTCCGCTGACCCGGGCCAAGGACTTCGTCGCATGGGCGGGGTTCGAGGCCAAGATGGAATCGTGCCAGCCCATCGACGGGCGCAAGCGGTTCCGGGGCAAGCTGCTGGGGCTGGACGAGGCGGGCGTCAATGTGCGTCTCGTCATCGAGGCCGCCGGAGAGATTGCCATTCCGCTGGCTGATGTTCGCGGTGCCAAGCTGGTGCTGACCGACGAACTGATCGCCGCGACGTTGAAAGACCAGGAAGAGTGA
- a CDS encoding 6-phosphofructokinase, giving the protein MLHGKVLVAQGGGPTAVINQSMVGAVLESRKFRNVDLVYGAHHGVRGIINEDFLDLTQETSHNLEMVAQTPSSALGSTRDKPDRKYCHEIFEVLRAHGIAYFFYIGGNDSSDTVRIVSEEAKAADYPLRCIHIPKTIDNDLVLNDHTPGFPSAARFVAQAFMGVNLDNAALRGVYLAVVMGRHAGFLTAASALGKKFPEDGPHLIYIPERTFRVESFLADVKAAYDKHGRCVVAISEGVHDEKGTPIVTTLSKATEKDAHGNIQLSGTGALSDLLCEEVKGKLGIKRVRGDTFGYLQRSFIGCVSDVDQREAREVGEKAVQFAMWGDQDGSVTIQRTGFYSVDYKLLPLASVAGKTRVMEDHFIAESGTDVTDAFRMYLRPLLGSGMPDAFRLRLNSVPRILKK; this is encoded by the coding sequence ATGCTGCACGGCAAGGTTCTGGTGGCCCAGGGCGGCGGCCCGACGGCGGTGATCAACCAGTCCATGGTGGGGGCCGTCCTGGAATCGCGCAAGTTCCGCAACGTGGATCTGGTTTACGGCGCCCATCACGGGGTGCGGGGGATCATCAACGAGGACTTCCTCGATCTGACCCAGGAAACCAGCCACAACCTGGAAATGGTGGCGCAGACGCCGTCTTCGGCGCTGGGTTCGACGCGGGACAAGCCGGACCGCAAGTACTGCCACGAGATCTTCGAGGTGCTGCGCGCCCACGGCATCGCCTATTTCTTCTATATCGGCGGCAACGATTCGTCGGACACCGTGCGCATCGTGTCCGAGGAGGCCAAGGCAGCCGATTACCCCCTGCGCTGCATCCACATCCCCAAGACCATCGACAACGATCTGGTGCTGAACGACCACACGCCGGGCTTTCCCTCGGCCGCCCGCTTCGTGGCCCAGGCCTTCATGGGGGTCAATCTGGACAATGCGGCGTTGCGCGGGGTCTATCTTGCCGTGGTGATGGGGCGCCATGCCGGTTTCCTGACGGCGGCCTCGGCCCTGGGCAAGAAGTTTCCCGAAGACGGCCCCCACCTTATCTATATCCCCGAGCGGACGTTCCGGGTGGAAAGCTTCCTCGCCGACGTCAAGGCGGCCTACGACAAGCATGGCCGCTGCGTGGTGGCCATTTCCGAAGGCGTGCACGACGAGAAGGGAACGCCCATCGTCACCACCCTGAGCAAGGCGACGGAAAAGGACGCCCACGGCAATATCCAGCTGTCGGGGACCGGGGCGCTGTCCGACCTGCTGTGCGAGGAGGTGAAGGGCAAGCTTGGCATCAAGCGGGTGCGGGGCGACACCTTCGGCTATCTCCAGCGCTCGTTCATCGGCTGCGTCTCGGACGTGGACCAGCGCGAGGCCCGCGAGGTGGGCGAAAAGGCAGTGCAATTCGCCATGTGGGGCGATCAGGACGGCTCGGTGACCATCCAGCGCACCGGTTTCTACTCGGTGGATTACAAGCTGCTGCCCCTGGCCTCGGTGGCCGGCAAGACAAGGGTGATGGAAGACCACTTCATCGCGGAGTCGGGCACCGACGTCACCGATGCCTTCCGCATGTATCTGCGGCCGCTGCTGGGCTCGGGCATGCCCGACGCCTTCCGTCTGCGCCTCAATTCGGTGCCGAGGATTCTGAAGAAGTAG
- a CDS encoding DUF1289 domain-containing protein encodes MDDRFGWCAGCKRTRSEIKAWPTASNEERRAILDNLPSRSAEETRVLGGLDSWPSQNRNN; translated from the coding sequence ATGGATGACCGCTTCGGCTGGTGCGCCGGCTGCAAGCGCACAAGGTCCGAGATCAAGGCATGGCCCACCGCAAGCAATGAGGAAAGACGCGCCATTCTCGACAATCTTCCGAGTAGATCAGCCGAAGAAACACGGGTACTGGGCGGCCTCGATAGCTGGCCGTCACAAAACCGTAACAATTAG
- a CDS encoding methyl-accepting chemotaxis protein: MSRVLSRFSLKVQIGSLVALAGLVLGICMAVLWTARGATEEVNHHLNRETAIAQRAASLDSALLNARRNEKDFLLRRSDKYAAEHAKTIAAALAALAGIAEALPEGDGRRLQLEAVRKGAADYTQAFRTVTENEIRVGLSEKDGLLGALRTSVHEVETALKAHDEPRLQILMLMMRRHEKDFLARLDSKYMDDLAKRGTEFDKALAASALSSADRAPIAERMAAYQRDFRLAAQAMLDSRDSAKVMSETYAAMAPAVQALGDAARQGMEAARDEADRVNLSAGRAMTWVMLAGFAAMLVIGTAIARSIYRPLTAMTGVMGRLAKGDMTVEIPDQDRGDEVGAMARSVQRFKEDLTEVERLRAAQEEERRKAERDKIAALQGMAETVERETRAAVDRIAEMTRRMADNAGGMALSASAVGDNSQSVAAAATQALANAQTVAAAAEELSASIHEIANQVGTASTVTSTAVEASNQASRTISQLSETVNRIGEVANLINDIASQTNLLALNATIEAARAGEAGKGFAVVANEVKNLANQTAKATEEITAQIVAIQTTTQDAVRSVGEITQAIGDVQGVSAAVATAIEEQGAATQEIARNVAQTSDAANEVADRIAKVSTEAAHTGERAAQVGSVSSEVAGGIDHLREILIRVVRTATKEVNRRHKPRYRLDADGTITAGGSVMAARMVNCSEGGFTAAGDFPGLRASSRVELTLPGIPFPLAAVIKDFEHGRLHGKFEFPEAQMGNWTEAFARLVAGLSPLEDAA, encoded by the coding sequence ATGAGCAGAGTACTGTCGCGCTTTTCATTGAAGGTGCAGATCGGGTCACTGGTGGCATTGGCCGGACTCGTTCTTGGCATATGCATGGCGGTGCTGTGGACTGCCCGTGGCGCCACCGAGGAGGTCAACCACCACCTGAACCGGGAAACCGCCATCGCCCAGCGCGCCGCCAGTCTGGATTCCGCCCTTCTCAATGCCCGGCGCAACGAGAAGGACTTCCTTCTGCGCCGCAGCGACAAGTACGCGGCAGAGCATGCCAAGACCATCGCCGCCGCCCTCGCCGCCCTGGCTGGCATCGCGGAAGCCCTGCCCGAAGGCGATGGGCGTCGCCTCCAGCTCGAGGCCGTGCGCAAGGGCGCCGCGGATTACACCCAAGCGTTCCGGACCGTCACGGAAAACGAGATCCGGGTCGGACTCAGCGAGAAGGACGGATTGCTGGGCGCGCTGCGCACCTCGGTCCACGAGGTGGAGACCGCCCTCAAGGCCCATGACGAGCCCCGGCTGCAGATCCTGATGCTGATGATGCGCCGCCATGAAAAGGACTTCCTGGCCCGCCTGGACTCCAAATACATGGACGACCTGGCCAAGCGCGGCACCGAATTCGACAAGGCCCTGGCCGCCTCCGCCCTTTCCTCCGCCGACCGCGCCCCCATCGCCGAGCGCATGGCCGCCTATCAGCGCGATTTCCGGCTGGCCGCCCAGGCCATGCTGGACTCCCGCGATTCGGCCAAGGTGATGAGCGAGACCTATGCCGCCATGGCCCCCGCCGTCCAGGCCCTGGGCGATGCCGCCCGACAGGGCATGGAGGCCGCCCGCGACGAGGCCGACCGCGTCAACCTGTCGGCCGGACGCGCCATGACCTGGGTTATGCTGGCAGGCTTTGCCGCCATGCTGGTGATCGGCACTGCTATCGCCCGCTCCATCTATCGGCCGCTGACCGCCATGACCGGCGTGATGGGCCGGCTGGCCAAGGGCGACATGACCGTCGAGATTCCCGACCAGGACCGCGGCGACGAAGTGGGCGCCATGGCCCGCTCGGTCCAGCGGTTCAAGGAGGACCTGACGGAAGTGGAACGCCTGCGCGCGGCCCAGGAGGAGGAGCGCCGCAAGGCCGAGCGCGACAAGATCGCCGCCCTGCAGGGCATGGCGGAGACGGTGGAGCGCGAAACCCGCGCTGCCGTCGACCGCATCGCCGAGATGACCCGGCGCATGGCCGACAATGCCGGCGGCATGGCCCTTAGCGCCAGCGCGGTGGGCGACAACTCCCAAAGCGTCGCCGCCGCCGCCACCCAGGCCCTGGCCAATGCCCAGACCGTCGCCGCCGCCGCCGAGGAGCTTTCGGCCTCCATCCACGAGATCGCCAATCAGGTCGGCACCGCCTCCACCGTGACCAGTACCGCGGTGGAAGCCTCTAACCAGGCCAGCCGGACCATCTCGCAATTGTCCGAGACGGTGAACCGCATCGGCGAGGTGGCCAATCTCATCAACGACATCGCCAGCCAGACCAATCTGCTGGCGCTCAACGCCACCATCGAGGCTGCGCGGGCGGGCGAGGCCGGCAAAGGTTTTGCCGTGGTGGCCAACGAGGTGAAGAACCTGGCCAACCAGACGGCCAAGGCCACCGAGGAAATCACCGCCCAGATCGTCGCCATCCAGACCACCACCCAGGATGCGGTCCGTTCGGTGGGCGAGATCACCCAGGCCATCGGCGACGTCCAGGGCGTGTCGGCGGCGGTGGCTACCGCCATTGAGGAACAGGGCGCCGCCACCCAGGAAATCGCCCGCAACGTGGCCCAGACCTCGGACGCCGCCAACGAGGTGGCCGACCGCATCGCCAAGGTCTCGACCGAGGCCGCCCATACCGGCGAGCGCGCCGCCCAGGTGGGCAGCGTCTCCAGCGAGGTGGCCGGCGGCATCGACCACCTGCGCGAGATTCTGATCCGGGTGGTGCGCACCGCCACCAAGGAGGTCAACCGGCGCCACAAGCCCCGCTATCGCCTGGACGCCGACGGCACCATCACCGCCGGGGGAAGCGTCATGGCGGCGCGGATGGTCAACTGTTCCGAGGGCGGCTTCACCGCCGCTGGGGATTTTCCCGGCCTCAGGGCGTCGAGCCGCGTCGAGCTGACCCTGCCCGGCATCCCCTTCCCCCTGGCGGCGGTGATCAAGGATTTCGAGCACGGCCGCCTGCACGGCAAGTTCGAGTTCCCCGAAGCCCAGATGGGAAATTGGACCGAGGCCTTCGCCCGTCTGGTGGCAGGTCTCAGCCCGCTGGAGGATGCGGCATGA